The Pirellulales bacterium genome contains a region encoding:
- a CDS encoding DUF4214 domain-containing protein, whose protein sequence is SATINWGDGSSSTGTVGDGVTPVDASMAGGYFTVAGSHTYAATGSYTFTVTISDTDGITTTAKGTIDLGQAPLLAVGVPVVVTSGLSIDGAIVAAFADAGGGDALTNYSATIDWGDGSSTSVGSVTGSGNSFIVTGSHTYAAGGDYELKVALADTDGSTANVTAHAFLDSPVASVVATAFQDVLHRAADDSGLSYWTQQIAGGLPPSQFASDLTHSAEFYATNVIDPAYQSYLGRGADAAGVAYWTSQMQQGLTDQEIEANFIASPEFYAHAGGTDAAWVNAMYQTVLGRPADSAGLNYWTNQLAGGASRSSVAMGFAASQEREAQTIQNDYFTYLGRTASPAEVNYWVAQFDQGSTNEDIVSAFIGSSEYFKVHS, encoded by the coding sequence AGCGCCACCATCAACTGGGGCGACGGCTCAAGTTCCACCGGCACCGTCGGCGACGGCGTGACGCCGGTGGACGCGAGTATGGCCGGCGGTTACTTCACTGTAGCGGGCAGCCACACTTACGCGGCCACCGGCAGCTACACCTTCACCGTCACCATCAGCGACACCGACGGCATCACCACCACCGCGAAGGGAACGATCGACCTTGGCCAAGCGCCGCTGTTGGCGGTGGGCGTGCCCGTCGTCGTCACCTCGGGGCTTTCGATCGACGGCGCGATCGTGGCGGCCTTCGCCGATGCCGGCGGCGGCGATGCGCTTACGAATTACAGCGCCACGATCGACTGGGGCGACGGCAGCTCGACCTCGGTCGGCAGCGTCACCGGGTCGGGCAACAGCTTCATCGTCACCGGCAGCCACACTTACGCGGCGGGCGGCGATTACGAGTTGAAGGTCGCCCTCGCCGACACGGACGGTTCGACCGCGAATGTCACGGCGCACGCCTTCCTCGACTCGCCGGTGGCCTCCGTCGTGGCCACCGCCTTCCAGGACGTGTTGCACCGCGCCGCCGACGACTCGGGGCTCAGCTATTGGACCCAGCAGATTGCCGGCGGCCTGCCGCCCAGCCAGTTCGCCAGCGACTTGACGCACAGCGCCGAGTTTTACGCCACGAACGTCATCGACCCGGCCTACCAGTCCTATCTGGGCCGCGGGGCCGACGCCGCCGGCGTCGCGTATTGGACGAGTCAAATGCAGCAAGGGTTGACCGACCAGGAGATCGAAGCCAATTTCATCGCGTCGCCCGAGTTCTACGCCCACGCCGGCGGGACCGATGCGGCCTGGGTCAACGCCATGTATCAGACGGTCTTGGGACGACCGGCGGACAGCGCGGGCCTGAACTACTGGACCAATCAATTGGCTGGCGGGGCCAGCCGTTCGAGCGTGGCCATGGGCTTCGCGGCCAGCCAGGAGCGCGAGGCGCAGACCATCCAGAACGATTACTTCACGTATCTCGGCCGCACGGCCAGTCCCGCGGAGGTGAATTATTGGGTCGCGCAGTTCGACCAAGGCTCGACGAACGAAGATATCGTCAGCGCGTTCATCGGGTCGAGCGAGTACTTCAAGGTACACTCGTAG
- the lpxK gene encoding tetraacyldisaccharide 4'-kinase: MPLGTAMFRPSEFRDLVSGRRRGIGAAAARMVLRGAEFGYAAAMRWRNYRFNRGRLPIERVGVPVISVGNVTLGGTGKTPMVEWLARWYRARGVRVAIVSRGYGAEQGAANDEALELEQRLPDVPHVQNRDRVAGAKMAIEEFESQLILLDDGFQHRRLARDLDIVLIDALEPFGFDHVFPRGTLREPLAGLARADIVALSRADVVDAAERETIAHRVRRYAPKAAWLELTHRPRRFVGAGGDEQPLEGLAGKRIAAFCGIGNAVGFLHTLSSVGANVVALQEFPDHHAYTRDDVEALGQWTKSLAVEAVVCTAKDLVKLRLTQIGCRPLWALAIELDIISGRDALDRRLAEFVAS, from the coding sequence ATGCCATTAGGCACGGCCATGTTTCGCCCCTCCGAATTCCGTGATCTTGTCAGCGGCCGCCGTCGCGGTATCGGAGCCGCCGCCGCGCGGATGGTGCTGCGGGGAGCCGAATTCGGCTATGCCGCCGCGATGCGCTGGCGAAACTACCGCTTTAACCGCGGACGATTGCCTATCGAACGCGTGGGCGTCCCCGTGATCAGCGTCGGCAACGTGACCCTGGGCGGCACGGGCAAGACGCCGATGGTCGAGTGGCTTGCCCGCTGGTATCGGGCGCGCGGCGTGCGCGTGGCCATCGTCAGCCGCGGCTACGGCGCCGAACAGGGGGCGGCCAACGACGAGGCCCTGGAACTGGAGCAGCGTTTGCCCGACGTGCCGCACGTGCAAAACCGCGACCGCGTGGCCGGGGCGAAAATGGCGATCGAAGAGTTCGAGAGCCAACTCATCTTGCTGGACGACGGTTTTCAGCACCGCCGCCTGGCCCGCGATCTCGACATCGTGTTGATCGACGCCCTGGAGCCGTTCGGCTTCGATCATGTTTTCCCGCGCGGCACCTTGCGCGAGCCGCTTGCGGGCCTCGCGCGGGCCGATATCGTCGCTCTGTCGCGTGCCGACGTCGTCGATGCCGCCGAGCGCGAAACGATTGCCCATCGGGTGCGCCGCTATGCGCCCAAAGCCGCCTGGCTGGAACTGACACATCGGCCGCGACGGTTCGTTGGAGCGGGCGGCGACGAACAACCGCTCGAAGGCCTTGCCGGGAAGCGCATCGCGGCGTTCTGCGGCATCGGCAATGCCGTCGGTTTCCTCCACACGCTGTCGAGTGTCGGCGCCAACGTCGTGGCGCTGCAGGAGTTCCCCGACCACCACGCCTACACTCGCGACGACGTCGAGGCCCTCGGGCAATGGACCAAATCGCTCGCGGTCGAGGCGGTGGTCTGCACCGCCAAGGACCTCGTCAAGCTGCGGTTAACGCAGATCGGCTGCCGCCCGCTGTGGGCGTTGGCGATCGAACTGGACATCATCTCAGGCCGCGACGCGCTTGATCGCCGGCTTGCGGAGTTTGTGGCGTCATAG
- a CDS encoding isocitrate/isopropylmalate dehydrogenase family protein, with protein MAHEVTLIMGDGTGPELADAARRSIDATGVKVKWDVQEAGVDVMARTGTPLPDAVMESVRRTRCALKAPITTPVGTGFRSINVHLRQALGLYACIRPCKQYKGVRTFFDGVPVDLVIVRENTEDLYAGIEFERGKPETAKLIDFINQISPDRKVKTGPQETGISIKPISVSGSERIVRCAFDYAKANGRKKVTCVHKANIMKHTDGLWLEVARKVATEYPAVEFEDRIVDNMCMQLVQKPELYDVLVLENLYGDILSDLAAGLVGGLGVAPGANIGPEGAVFEATHGSAPKYKGQNKVNPTALILSGMLMLRHLGETDAADRLEKAVADVIVEGKHVTYDLKPHRDDPTAVGTREMAEAICAKLK; from the coding sequence ATGGCCCACGAAGTGACGCTTATCATGGGCGACGGCACCGGCCCGGAACTGGCCGACGCCGCCCGACGCTCGATCGACGCCACCGGCGTCAAAGTCAAATGGGATGTCCAGGAGGCCGGCGTCGATGTTATGGCCCGCACCGGCACGCCCCTGCCCGACGCCGTCATGGAAAGCGTCCGCCGCACTCGCTGTGCCCTGAAGGCCCCCATCACCACGCCCGTCGGCACCGGCTTTCGCAGCATCAACGTGCATTTGCGGCAGGCCCTGGGACTATATGCCTGCATCCGGCCCTGCAAGCAGTACAAGGGAGTGCGGACCTTCTTCGACGGCGTGCCGGTCGATCTGGTGATCGTCCGCGAGAACACCGAAGACCTATACGCCGGCATCGAGTTCGAGCGCGGCAAGCCCGAAACCGCCAAGCTGATCGACTTCATCAACCAGATTTCGCCCGACCGCAAAGTGAAGACCGGCCCGCAGGAGACCGGCATCTCGATCAAGCCGATCAGCGTGTCGGGCAGCGAGCGGATCGTGCGTTGCGCCTTCGACTACGCCAAGGCCAACGGCCGCAAGAAAGTGACCTGCGTCCACAAGGCGAACATCATGAAGCACACCGACGGCCTCTGGCTGGAGGTGGCGCGGAAGGTCGCCACCGAGTATCCGGCGGTCGAGTTCGAAGACCGCATCGTCGACAACATGTGCATGCAGTTGGTGCAGAAGCCGGAACTGTACGATGTGCTGGTGCTGGAAAACCTCTATGGCGACATTCTCAGCGACCTGGCGGCCGGACTGGTCGGCGGGCTTGGCGTGGCCCCTGGGGCGAACATCGGACCCGAGGGCGCCGTGTTCGAAGCGACCCACGGCAGCGCGCCAAAGTACAAGGGACAGAACAAGGTCAATCCGACCGCGCTCATCCTGTCGGGCATGCTGATGTTGCGGCACTTGGGCGAGACCGACGCGGCCGACCGGCTGGAAAAGGCTGTGGCCGACGTGATCGTCGAAGGCAAGCACGTGACCTACGACTTGAAGCCGCACCGCGACGATCCCACGGCCGTCGGCACGCGCGAGATGGCCGAGGCGATTTGTGCGAAGTTAAAATAG
- a CDS encoding ROK family protein — MFLGIEIGGTKLQLGVGPGDSPTLAEMRRLDVTPANGAAGIRDQIARAGGELVKKHRVKRVGYGFGGPVDAARGRVIKSHHVEGWDDFPLAAWTKDALGVPAVLGNDADLAGLAEARFGAAQGQSPVFYVTVGTGIGGGLVIDGKPYHGHGPAAAEIGHLRPGLHADRSDQTVESLASGWGIAAAAQAYLGGPISHQLGAFRGGSRPLKPEMVRQHLIETEAVLEEHTADLLRRCDREPEALTAKIVGEAACEKNLVARDVLHHACQALGWAIAQVVTLVSPAVVVVGGGVSLIGEEQFFKPLRAAVDRYVFPPLGGTFRILPAKLGEEMVVYGALALAAGA, encoded by the coding sequence ATGTTCTTGGGAATTGAAATCGGAGGCACAAAGCTGCAGCTTGGCGTCGGCCCAGGCGATTCGCCCACGCTGGCCGAGATGCGCCGCTTGGATGTGACGCCAGCCAACGGCGCGGCGGGCATTCGCGATCAAATCGCGCGGGCCGGCGGCGAACTCGTCAAGAAGCACCGGGTGAAGCGGGTCGGTTACGGCTTTGGTGGGCCGGTGGACGCGGCGCGGGGCAGGGTCATCAAGAGCCATCACGTCGAGGGCTGGGACGACTTTCCGCTCGCCGCCTGGACCAAGGACGCGCTGGGCGTGCCGGCCGTGCTCGGCAACGACGCCGACCTGGCCGGCCTGGCCGAAGCGCGTTTCGGGGCCGCCCAGGGCCAAAGCCCGGTATTTTATGTGACGGTGGGCACGGGCATCGGTGGCGGACTGGTGATTGACGGCAAGCCGTATCATGGCCACGGACCCGCCGCGGCGGAAATCGGCCACCTTCGGCCGGGCCTGCACGCCGACCGTTCCGATCAAACGGTCGAGTCGCTGGCCAGCGGCTGGGGCATTGCCGCCGCGGCCCAGGCCTATTTGGGTGGTCCGATCTCGCACCAACTCGGCGCGTTCCGCGGTGGTTCGCGGCCGCTGAAACCCGAAATGGTGCGACAGCACTTGATCGAGACCGAAGCCGTGCTGGAAGAACATACCGCCGATCTTTTGCGTCGTTGCGACCGCGAGCCGGAAGCGTTGACGGCCAAGATCGTAGGCGAAGCGGCCTGCGAAAAGAATCTGGTGGCCCGCGACGTTTTGCACCATGCTTGCCAGGCGCTGGGCTGGGCCATCGCTCAGGTCGTCACGCTGGTTTCGCCGGCGGTGGTGGTCGTGGGCGGCGGCGTGTCGCTGATTGGCGAAGAGCAGTTCTTCAAGCCGCTGCGCGCGGCGGTCGATCGCTACGTCTTTCCGCCGCTGGGCGGCACCTTTCGAATCTTGCCCGCCAAGCTGGGCGAAGAGATGGTCGTGTACGGCGCGCTGGCCCTGGCGGCCGGCGCGTAA
- a CDS encoding SIS domain-containing protein, protein MLGAKLDIPKYLARLHEEIDRVDHSEIQQMADWIFEAWEQDKFVYVFGNGGSGTTATHISEDLGKSSLRECDLQDESKQRLKIMSLTDNLGWILAVGNDCGYDQIFVQQLMNYGRPGDLAIGISGSGNSANVLKAVDWANRHGLRTFGLTGFKGGKLKQMQQAGLHVPLDDMGMVESIHLALFHWVLNDVFARINQEGRHAEALAAR, encoded by the coding sequence ATGCTTGGCGCCAAACTTGACATCCCAAAATACCTCGCCCGGCTGCACGAAGAAATCGACCGCGTCGACCACAGCGAAATTCAGCAGATGGCCGACTGGATCTTCGAAGCCTGGGAGCAGGACAAGTTCGTCTATGTCTTCGGCAACGGCGGTTCCGGCACCACGGCCACGCACATCAGCGAAGACCTAGGCAAAAGCTCGCTTCGCGAGTGCGATTTGCAGGACGAAAGCAAGCAACGGCTCAAGATCATGAGCCTGACCGACAATTTGGGTTGGATCCTGGCCGTGGGCAACGACTGCGGTTACGACCAGATTTTCGTCCAGCAACTCATGAACTATGGCCGGCCCGGAGACCTGGCGATCGGCATTAGCGGTTCGGGCAACAGTGCCAACGTGCTCAAGGCCGTGGATTGGGCCAACCGTCACGGACTGCGGACTTTCGGTCTCACCGGCTTCAAGGGCGGCAAGCTCAAACAGATGCAGCAGGCGGGTCTGCACGTGCCGCTCGACGACATGGGAATGGTCGAAAGCATCCACCTGGCGCTGTTCCATTGGGTGCTGAACGACGTTTTTGCCCGGATCAATCAGGAAGGGCGCCACGCCGAGGCGCTGGCTGCGCGCTAA
- a CDS encoding DNA-directed RNA polymerase subunit alpha C-terminal domain-containing protein translates to MPRLVHEFLQDEGVPGFQGLKATNSNRQDESTRRRLARSLLHELAARWPVLVRSLESRPVSPHPRTVAIDDLQLENRTFNCLDRAGIHRFTTGTEGVTIGELLHLKGFGLKSLVDLLVSLEASAPADSKRRQQDGSGKSPAARSRKLPAAARDGAVSKRIRNVTASMSALPGALAIAPADPRVGRQFRAAVHDATTLGAALDALRDGRLSGPSTAALLSLCEEVQTLDGAKLEDELVDILAAGRSQRDRQVVAACLKWQGNRRATNTSVGKQFDITYERVRQVFCRWLPRSGGPAPFAPTLDRALEIVRADLPAPLAEVERRLARSRLTKGRVPVAGIRELATLMGREPGFVIHGHGERRSVVSEAELGSILQLQSRARQLVTTVGLTTVKRATDTPAAAGLSPSAVMYALRSLEGFYWLDESEGTFSLRWSRPNVLWNRIRKVLAVCPRISADVLWLALQHDDRYPGQALTRAQLLDYCRRQPGWRVAGKFIMARHPENPLDVLQGHEREIVRLLIEHGPLPRRELASLAAEAGIEAPSYGRCLQSPAISRYGLALYGVTGSVPLPTE, encoded by the coding sequence GTGCCCCGACTGGTACACGAATTCCTTCAGGACGAGGGCGTGCCGGGCTTTCAGGGCCTCAAGGCGACGAATTCCAATCGACAGGATGAAAGTACACGCCGCCGCCTGGCGAGAAGTCTGCTCCACGAGCTGGCGGCCCGGTGGCCCGTGCTCGTTCGCTCGTTGGAGAGCCGCCCGGTTTCGCCGCATCCTCGGACCGTCGCGATCGACGACCTGCAGCTTGAAAACCGCACGTTCAACTGCCTTGACCGCGCCGGCATCCATCGCTTTACGACCGGCACCGAGGGGGTGACGATTGGCGAATTGTTGCACCTCAAAGGCTTCGGCCTCAAGAGTCTCGTCGATCTTTTGGTGTCGTTGGAAGCAAGCGCGCCGGCCGATTCCAAGCGACGCCAACAGGACGGCTCAGGCAAGTCGCCGGCGGCGCGAAGCCGGAAGCTGCCCGCCGCGGCACGCGACGGAGCCGTCTCGAAGCGAATCCGAAATGTGACGGCCAGCATGTCCGCGCTTCCCGGCGCCTTGGCGATCGCCCCTGCCGATCCGCGGGTGGGCCGCCAATTCCGGGCCGCGGTCCACGATGCGACGACCTTGGGCGCGGCTCTCGACGCGCTGCGCGACGGCCGATTGAGCGGACCCTCGACCGCCGCATTGCTGTCGCTCTGCGAGGAGGTCCAAACGCTGGACGGCGCCAAGTTGGAAGACGAGTTGGTCGACATCCTGGCCGCCGGCCGGTCTCAACGCGACCGCCAAGTGGTCGCAGCCTGCTTGAAATGGCAGGGCAACCGCCGGGCGACCAATACCAGCGTGGGCAAGCAGTTCGACATCACGTACGAGCGCGTTCGCCAGGTGTTTTGCCGTTGGCTACCGCGGTCGGGCGGACCAGCACCGTTTGCTCCCACGCTCGATCGAGCGCTGGAAATCGTGCGGGCCGACCTGCCGGCCCCGCTGGCGGAGGTCGAGCGGCGATTGGCCCGCTCGCGGCTGACCAAGGGCCGTGTACCCGTCGCGGGAATTCGAGAGCTGGCGACGCTTATGGGGCGCGAACCGGGCTTCGTGATCCACGGCCACGGAGAACGGCGCTCCGTGGTCTCCGAAGCGGAGTTGGGGAGTATTTTGCAGTTGCAGTCTCGCGCGCGGCAGCTCGTCACGACGGTCGGCTTGACGACGGTCAAACGGGCAACGGACACTCCGGCCGCGGCGGGCCTCTCGCCTTCGGCGGTGATGTACGCCCTGCGGTCCCTCGAAGGCTTCTATTGGCTCGACGAATCGGAAGGCACGTTTTCGTTGCGTTGGTCGCGGCCCAACGTGCTCTGGAACCGGATCCGCAAGGTGTTGGCGGTCTGTCCCCGCATTTCCGCAGACGTGCTTTGGCTGGCCCTGCAGCACGACGACCGTTATCCGGGTCAGGCTCTGACACGGGCACAGCTCTTGGACTATTGCCGTCGTCAGCCCGGGTGGCGCGTTGCCGGAAAATTCATCATGGCACGTCATCCCGAAAACCCGCTCGACGTTCTGCAAGGACATGAGCGAGAGATCGTCCGCCTGCTGATCGAGCACGGTCCCTTGCCCCGGCGAGAGCTTGCGTCGCTCGCCGCGGAGGCCGGCATTGAAGCCCCGTCGTATGGAAGGTGTTTGCAAAGTCCCGCGATCAGTCGCTACGGCCTGGCCCTCTACGGCGTTACGGGCAGCGTGCCGCTGCCGACGGAGTAG
- a CDS encoding ATP-binding protein: protein MRNSVEPFAASRRFTGAIAGSIVVGCLATLTGWLIDSPILKSLLPGRVAMNPSTALALVGAAVSLGLTAAGRARNLARLSASVVAALGAACVACYWAGVDSRIDRVLFASALGDNRMAPNTGVCLFLAGTALLTVPQPRGRRIAEALGSALACWSFLSVIGYLFGSRSLYGIGAYIPMALNTALLLHLLGLGVVLAAGPSWLASVIDTNTPGAIIARRLMPAAVAVPLVFGWLRLRGEAAKLYDTQFGAALLVVATIVVLLSVVVWAAKSVDRAVAHSAAVQAASRAQEIQYRLLVAGVQDYAIFLLDPEGNVSTWNEGAQRIKRYKTAEILGRHFSRFYPAEDLVHGKPLRELAQAVKQGRVCDEGWRVRADGTRFWANTVITAIFDDNGKLTGFSKITRDMSAEKDYQQRLADLNDDLERRVELRTRELAEANRDLAEQNRENETFVYSVSHDLRSPLVNLQGFSAELELTCGELAETLSAADVPAAVRECAAKLIDPAMKEPIHFIRTAVTRLSAIIDALLRLSRAGRVEFQIRDVDLNEVVQRIIDAMRATLAARGAEIILHPLPAVRGDATALEQVFANLIGNAVNYLDPARQGEIEVGVFEEAPATDKNGPPLWTCFVRDSGLGIAAPCQNKVFQAFQRLHPAAARGEGMGLTIVRRVVERHGGRIWLESTENVGSTFFVSLPAADASGRNPTSQAGRGAPASESAGQTMKATRQEGLCHAH, encoded by the coding sequence ATGCGGAACTCGGTTGAACCGTTTGCTGCCAGCCGGCGTTTTACCGGCGCGATCGCCGGTTCGATCGTCGTCGGCTGCCTGGCAACACTCACGGGCTGGCTGATCGACAGCCCAATTTTGAAGAGCTTGCTGCCCGGACGGGTGGCGATGAATCCTTCCACCGCCTTGGCGCTGGTCGGCGCGGCCGTTTCCTTGGGTCTGACGGCAGCCGGACGTGCTCGGAATCTGGCGCGGCTGTCGGCCTCGGTGGTGGCCGCCCTCGGTGCGGCTTGCGTGGCCTGCTATTGGGCCGGCGTCGATTCGCGAATCGACCGCGTGCTGTTTGCTTCGGCGCTGGGCGACAACCGCATGGCCCCCAACACCGGGGTCTGCTTGTTCCTGGCCGGCACGGCGCTGCTGACGGTACCGCAGCCACGCGGTCGGCGAATCGCCGAGGCGTTAGGCTCGGCCCTGGCTTGCTGGTCGTTTTTGTCGGTCATCGGTTACCTCTTCGGATCGCGCTCCTTGTACGGCATCGGTGCGTATATCCCCATGGCCCTCAACACGGCCCTGCTGCTGCACCTGCTCGGGCTGGGAGTTGTACTGGCAGCCGGCCCGTCGTGGCTGGCATCGGTCATCGACACGAACACGCCCGGCGCGATCATCGCGCGGCGGCTGATGCCGGCGGCCGTGGCGGTGCCGTTGGTGTTCGGCTGGCTGCGGCTGAGGGGAGAGGCGGCGAAGCTTTACGACACCCAGTTTGGCGCGGCCCTGCTCGTAGTGGCGACGATTGTCGTATTGCTGAGCGTGGTCGTGTGGGCGGCGAAATCGGTCGATCGGGCGGTGGCCCACAGCGCCGCGGTGCAAGCGGCCTCACGCGCCCAAGAAATACAATACCGGCTGCTGGTCGCGGGCGTTCAGGACTACGCCATTTTCCTGCTCGACCCCGAGGGAAACGTCAGCACCTGGAACGAAGGCGCCCAACGCATCAAGAGATACAAGACCGCGGAGATCCTGGGGCGCCATTTCTCGCGTTTTTACCCGGCGGAAGACCTGGTGCATGGCAAGCCGTTGCGCGAGCTGGCCCAAGCGGTAAAGCAGGGCCGCGTGTGCGACGAAGGGTGGCGCGTGCGGGCCGACGGCACCAGGTTCTGGGCGAATACCGTGATTACCGCCATCTTCGACGACAACGGCAAGCTCACCGGCTTCTCCAAAATCACCCGCGACATGAGCGCCGAAAAAGACTACCAGCAGCGGCTGGCGGACCTGAACGACGATTTGGAGCGGCGCGTCGAGCTGCGCACCAGGGAACTGGCCGAAGCCAACCGCGATCTGGCGGAACAGAACCGCGAGAACGAGACGTTCGTTTACAGCGTGTCGCACGACCTGCGTTCGCCGCTGGTCAATTTGCAAGGTTTTAGCGCGGAGCTGGAGCTGACCTGCGGCGAGCTTGCCGAGACGCTGAGCGCCGCAGACGTGCCGGCGGCGGTGCGCGAGTGCGCCGCGAAACTGATCGATCCCGCAATGAAGGAGCCGATTCACTTTATCCGCACCGCCGTCACTCGGCTGAGCGCGATCATCGACGCCTTGCTGCGGCTGTCGCGCGCCGGCCGCGTCGAATTTCAGATCCGGGATGTGGATCTGAATGAAGTGGTGCAGCGCATCATCGACGCGATGCGCGCCACCCTGGCCGCGCGCGGCGCGGAGATCATCCTGCACCCCCTTCCGGCCGTTCGCGGCGACGCCACCGCTCTGGAGCAGGTGTTTGCCAACCTGATCGGCAATGCCGTCAACTACCTCGATCCGGCCCGGCAAGGGGAGATCGAAGTCGGCGTGTTCGAAGAGGCTCCCGCGACCGACAAGAACGGTCCGCCACTGTGGACCTGTTTCGTGCGCGACAGCGGTCTGGGGATTGCCGCCCCATGTCAAAACAAAGTGTTTCAGGCGTTTCAGCGGCTGCACCCGGCGGCGGCGCGGGGCGAGGGAATGGGGCTGACGATCGTGCGCCGGGTCGTCGAACGCCACGGTGGACGGATTTGGCTGGAATCCACCGAAAACGTGGGCAGCACGTT